One Candidatus Nitrososphaera evergladensis SR1 genomic window carries:
- a CDS encoding DUF7482 domain-containing protein yields MVLSKTKKSVVTSTVAASVLIIAILVVMSASLSSMQQQETATATSLQQQSTEDQAGTATAVAASNATVVDINAGSVLKLSRASVPIDMPLEKGYQDGKEIFFITTDASDQNFAAQLTNKSGFAVNFAPLLAKAPQDARNQAYVFTNGIKGNGTFGFQLPVVTSKPGDRNYSPLWQVNMASWKEGAAPRELTSVQQIMDAQSSGQLSVTKTGIIVNHPTIKWDGGSLKIRDDRDNITDDSPYVGGQILNIDTDRMLVTMVAHRGWGPDGKTIYYVVTDATPEMPATMMGVASVPADEKLARTPVAVDLFQFTNGINGTGPMGFQAGIGGANPDDSAKYSPMWKISFIQWKDPSQARVLENLGDINTMVADGSITLAPAMEGKHVVNCPFFGEETVSKHMHKEG; encoded by the coding sequence ATGGTTTTGTCAAAGACGAAAAAGAGTGTAGTTACCTCTACAGTAGCTGCATCAGTTTTGATAATCGCAATACTGGTCGTCATGTCTGCTTCTTTGTCATCAATGCAACAGCAGGAAACTGCGACAGCGACATCACTACAACAACAATCGACAGAGGATCAGGCAGGTACTGCTACTGCTGTTGCAGCGTCTAACGCCACGGTAGTGGACATCAACGCCGGCTCGGTTCTAAAGCTGTCAAGGGCAAGCGTCCCAATAGACATGCCCCTTGAGAAGGGATACCAAGATGGAAAAGAGATATTCTTTATAACGACCGACGCGTCGGACCAGAACTTTGCCGCCCAGCTAACTAACAAGAGTGGATTTGCAGTCAACTTTGCGCCGCTGCTTGCCAAGGCCCCGCAGGATGCGCGCAACCAGGCATACGTCTTTACTAACGGCATTAAAGGCAATGGCACATTTGGGTTCCAACTGCCCGTGGTAACATCCAAACCCGGCGACAGGAATTACAGCCCGCTGTGGCAGGTCAACATGGCAAGTTGGAAAGAAGGCGCAGCTCCAAGAGAATTAACTTCGGTCCAGCAGATCATGGATGCGCAAAGCTCTGGACAGCTGAGCGTGACAAAGACCGGCATTATCGTAAACCACCCTACGATCAAGTGGGACGGCGGCTCGCTAAAGATCCGGGACGACAGGGACAACATCACCGATGACTCGCCGTACGTAGGAGGCCAGATTCTCAACATAGACACGGACAGGATGCTCGTCACGATGGTTGCCCACAGGGGATGGGGACCAGACGGGAAAACAATCTACTATGTGGTGACAGACGCCACGCCTGAAATGCCGGCAACGATGATGGGGGTGGCCAGCGTGCCGGCGGACGAAAAACTTGCGAGGACTCCAGTCGCAGTTGACCTGTTCCAGTTTACAAACGGCATAAATGGAACCGGCCCGATGGGCTTTCAGGCAGGCATCGGTGGGGCAAATCCTGACGACAGCGCAAAGTACAGCCCCATGTGGAAGATCTCCTTCATCCAGTGGAAGGATCCATCGCAGGCCCGGGTTCTGGAAAATCTAGGAGACATAAACACAATGGTTGCAGATGGCTCGATCACGCTGGCCCCTGCGATGGAAGGCAAGCATGTTGTAAACTGCCCATTCTTTGGCGAAGAAACAGTATCAAAGCACATGCACAAAGAAGGATGA
- a CDS encoding winged helix-turn-helix domain-containing protein has protein sequence MSERKNNRGKIEIMADVLTLSTVGIKKTHIMYKANLSYEQILYYLNELLGKGLLTQDIMEGSPVYRTTEKGREFLHYFNRMADLIKGYPEEQQKVQLVAQ, from the coding sequence ATGTCTGAACGCAAAAACAACAGGGGCAAAATCGAGATCATGGCCGACGTCCTGACCCTGTCAACGGTCGGGATAAAAAAGACCCACATCATGTACAAAGCCAACCTGAGTTACGAGCAGATACTCTACTACCTAAACGAACTGCTTGGAAAGGGCCTGCTTACGCAAGACATCATGGAAGGCTCGCCGGTGTACCGCACAACCGAAAAGGGAAGAGAGTTTCTGCATTACTTCAACAGAATGGCCGACCTGATCAAAGGATACCCCGAAGAACAGCAAAAAGTGCAGCTTGTGGCACAGTAG
- a CDS encoding endonuclease III domain-containing protein gives MGEILRRMEAALYRENPPRLTALRGLQKEENGDPFRILIGTILSARSRDEYTTKVVNKLFATYRTPEELASADLDDLKKLIHSIGFYNVKAARIKQVAQAIVEKFGGIVPSDIDKLLELPGVGRKTANCVLVYAFDKPAIPVDIHVHRISNRLGLVETKTPEQTEEELSRMVDRRLWTKVNDTFVMYGQNICLPVKPNCRVCDLKSVCRYYATTTTISSSSTKERP, from the coding sequence ATGGGCGAGATCCTCCGCCGGATGGAAGCGGCGCTTTACCGGGAAAATCCGCCGCGCCTGACCGCGCTTCGCGGCCTGCAGAAGGAAGAGAATGGCGACCCCTTCCGGATACTGATAGGAACCATCCTGTCTGCGCGCTCGCGCGACGAATACACGACAAAGGTGGTTAACAAGCTGTTTGCAACCTACAGGACGCCGGAAGAGCTGGCGTCTGCCGACCTTGACGACCTTAAAAAACTGATACACAGCATCGGCTTTTACAATGTCAAGGCGGCAAGGATAAAACAGGTCGCGCAGGCCATCGTCGAAAAATTTGGAGGCATTGTTCCTTCTGACATTGACAAATTGCTGGAACTTCCAGGCGTGGGCCGCAAGACTGCAAACTGCGTGCTCGTCTACGCGTTTGACAAGCCTGCTATCCCTGTCGACATACACGTGCACCGCATATCAAACCGCCTTGGGCTCGTGGAAACAAAGACTCCAGAGCAGACCGAGGAGGAGCTGAGCAGGATGGTGGACAGGAGGCTGTGGACAAAGGTAAACGACACGTTTGTCATGTACGGACAGAACATCTGCCTGCCTGTCAAGCCGAACTGCCGCGTGTGCGACTTGAAAAGTGTGTGCCGCTACTATGCTACGACGACGACGATCTCTTCTTCTTCCACAAAAGAACGCCCATGA
- a CDS encoding aconitase X, with protein sequence MELTREEERALAGEEGEALAMAYRILAAIGEATGAKRLVPIKWAHVSGVNYNTIGDAGVQFLEKFSEGARVAVKTTINPMGYDRSRPEQLPEKFIERQASIMRSYERMGVTPSFTCTPYEVFDIPKKGTAVSFAESNAAVFSNSLLGLRTNKESALSALASSVTGKAPLSDLRLDEARSPRVAIETKGLAFESDLDYGLLGYFAGKVVKDSSVALAGSIGSSIGRPQAKALSAGIGTSGSCGMFSLGDSIAGKEKIAFGKEEAKKARDELNTAEDGDIITLGSPQLGLEELATLAKMTEGKKFNKRCMIFCSRAIHNQATKIGLTGQIEKAGGEFMCDSCTCLTPYVDKDKYDSVVTSSVKAAYYMNNSNKVRVALKDIKTIVKEYTR encoded by the coding sequence GTGGAGCTGACGAGGGAGGAGGAGAGGGCGCTTGCAGGAGAAGAGGGCGAGGCGCTTGCTATGGCGTACCGCATCCTTGCGGCCATCGGTGAGGCCACGGGCGCAAAGAGGCTGGTGCCGATAAAGTGGGCCCACGTTTCTGGCGTCAACTATAACACTATTGGCGACGCAGGCGTGCAGTTCCTTGAAAAGTTCAGCGAGGGTGCAAGGGTCGCAGTAAAGACGACTATAAACCCGATGGGCTATGACAGAAGCAGGCCAGAGCAATTGCCTGAAAAGTTCATTGAAAGGCAGGCAAGCATAATGCGCTCGTACGAGCGCATGGGAGTCACGCCATCGTTTACGTGCACTCCTTACGAGGTTTTTGACATCCCGAAAAAGGGCACCGCGGTCAGCTTTGCAGAAAGCAACGCGGCCGTGTTTTCAAATTCGCTCCTTGGACTTCGCACCAACAAGGAGAGCGCGCTCTCCGCCCTTGCAAGCTCTGTCACCGGCAAGGCGCCGCTTTCAGACCTGCGCCTTGACGAAGCAAGGAGCCCCAGGGTGGCCATAGAGACAAAAGGACTTGCATTTGAAAGCGATCTGGACTATGGCCTGCTCGGGTATTTTGCGGGCAAGGTGGTAAAGGACAGCAGCGTCGCGCTTGCAGGCAGCATTGGAAGTTCAATAGGCAGGCCGCAGGCAAAAGCGCTTTCCGCAGGCATCGGCACTTCCGGCTCGTGCGGCATGTTCTCGCTTGGAGATTCGATAGCAGGCAAGGAAAAGATAGCGTTTGGCAAAGAGGAAGCAAAAAAGGCAAGGGACGAATTGAACACGGCGGAAGACGGCGACATCATCACCCTTGGAAGCCCGCAGCTAGGGCTTGAAGAGCTTGCCACCCTTGCCAAGATGACAGAGGGCAAGAAATTCAACAAACGCTGCATGATATTCTGCTCACGCGCCATCCACAACCAGGCGACCAAGATCGGCCTGACAGGGCAGATCGAAAAGGCAGGAGGCGAGTTCATGTGCGATTCTTGTACGTGCCTGACGCCGTACGTCGACAAGGACAAGTACGATTCCGTGGTAACAAGCAGCGTCAAGGCGGCGTACTACATGAACAACTCTAACAAGGTACGAGTCGCGCTCAAGGACATAAAGACAATAGTAAAGGAGTACACAAGATGA
- a CDS encoding aconitase X swivel domain-containing protein yields the protein MTMITGCRRIVGGKGEGEALVSSQPINFLAMVEAKSGRITDPKHKLYGKSLKDTVLVFPNAVGSSVGAYVFYSLKEAGTAPKAIVCAKADITTASGCAIANIPVVDLPEKSSSLVSLVRPGSRIKVDADAGQIATV from the coding sequence ATGACAATGATAACCGGTTGCCGCAGGATTGTTGGCGGCAAGGGCGAAGGCGAGGCGCTTGTCAGCTCGCAGCCGATAAACTTTCTTGCGATGGTCGAGGCAAAAAGCGGCAGGATAACCGACCCAAAGCACAAGCTTTACGGCAAGTCGCTCAAAGACACGGTCCTGGTGTTTCCAAACGCCGTTGGAAGCAGCGTGGGCGCATACGTCTTTTATTCGCTCAAGGAAGCAGGAACGGCTCCAAAGGCCATAGTGTGCGCAAAAGCAGACATTACCACCGCCTCTGGTTGCGCAATCGCCAACATCCCGGTCGTCGACCTCCCGGAGAAGTCGTCATCCTTAGTGTCTCTGGTTAGGCCCGGCTCCAGAATAAAGGTAGATGCAGACGCGGGCCAGATAGCAACAGTTTAA
- a CDS encoding TFIIB-type zinc ribbon-containing protein: MVSYCPECGGELKFDLASKNFICKSCGLFASREKIDELRDKADARKEDMRQKKHDDYIDWWQSSKKDKQQK, translated from the coding sequence TTGGTCAGCTACTGTCCCGAATGTGGAGGCGAGCTCAAGTTTGACCTCGCCAGCAAGAATTTCATCTGCAAGAGCTGCGGCCTTTTTGCTTCAAGAGAAAAAATAGACGAGCTGCGCGACAAGGCCGACGCCAGAAAAGAAGACATGCGCCAAAAGAAGCATGACGATTACATCGACTGGTGGCAGTCTTCCAAGAAGGACAAGCAGCAAAAATAA
- a CDS encoding TIGR00269 family protein encodes MHTCTKCHKDPSVYFRAYSGEYLCKKCFVRSIEDKTARTMSKYSMLKYGERVAVGVSGGKDSLSLLYVLKKIFDEHDRGKDDLIAVTIDEGIKGYRDESLEIVKDFCLQLGVQGKIMSYKDLFGVSMDEAMVLRPSEKKMSSCSMCGTFRRRAIDLAAESVGADVVATAHNMDDQLQTFMINLLAGDVERIGWIYPEPIEYAGGMKKIKPFVELYEHEIVFYALQREIPFQSEECPYMNESIRTDLREFFNKMEGEHPGIKNNAYASMMKVSEKLRASFTEPRGDKKCRLCGRDSTGDVCSVCKTTKSLLGQASQIDR; translated from the coding sequence TTGCACACCTGCACCAAGTGCCACAAAGACCCTTCCGTGTATTTTCGCGCCTACTCTGGCGAGTACCTGTGCAAGAAGTGCTTTGTGCGATCCATCGAGGACAAGACCGCAAGGACGATGTCCAAGTACTCGATGCTGAAATACGGCGAGCGGGTCGCCGTAGGCGTTTCTGGTGGAAAGGACAGCCTTTCGCTTTTGTATGTTTTAAAAAAGATCTTTGACGAGCACGACCGTGGCAAAGACGACCTCATCGCAGTCACGATTGACGAGGGGATAAAGGGATACCGTGACGAGTCGCTTGAAATCGTCAAGGACTTTTGCCTGCAGCTTGGAGTGCAGGGCAAGATAATGAGCTACAAGGATCTGTTTGGCGTGTCGATGGACGAGGCGATGGTGCTGCGGCCATCAGAGAAAAAGATGTCATCATGCTCGATGTGCGGCACGTTCAGGCGGCGTGCTATTGACTTGGCGGCAGAAAGCGTCGGCGCAGACGTCGTAGCTACTGCGCACAACATGGACGACCAGCTTCAGACGTTTATGATCAATTTATTGGCAGGCGACGTGGAGCGCATCGGCTGGATATACCCGGAGCCGATAGAGTACGCAGGCGGCATGAAAAAGATCAAGCCCTTTGTGGAACTGTACGAGCACGAAATAGTATTTTACGCGCTGCAGCGCGAGATCCCGTTCCAGTCAGAGGAATGCCCGTACATGAACGAGAGCATCAGGACGGACCTGCGCGAGTTTTTCAACAAGATGGAAGGGGAGCACCCGGGGATAAAGAACAACGCGTACGCGTCGATGATGAAAGTGTCGGAAAAATTACGAGCGTCGTTTACAGAGCCAAGGGGCGACAAAAAATGCAGGCTGTGCGGCCGCGATTCCACCGGCGATGTCTGCTCGGTATGCAAGACAACAAAGAGTCTGCTCGGACAGGCGTCACAAATCGACCGCTAG
- a CDS encoding class IIb bacteriocin, lactobin A/cerein 7B family translates to MESVSKTNGGIAPSAIMAVIGGALMLAGGIFALSMLSLWNTQMMGMMMPSGLGGQMMMGGSGGWGMTMMVPDGAGFMWWAVGTLSAISVGAGAVSVAGGLAIHRKPASAGVWGIGILVASIVGLVSMSGFFIGPILGIIAGILALAKK, encoded by the coding sequence TTGGAAAGTGTCTCAAAAACCAACGGAGGAATAGCTCCTTCCGCGATAATGGCAGTCATAGGAGGCGCACTCATGCTTGCGGGAGGAATATTTGCCCTTTCAATGCTTAGCCTATGGAACACGCAGATGATGGGGATGATGATGCCATCTGGACTGGGCGGCCAAATGATGATGGGTGGAAGCGGAGGATGGGGCATGACTATGATGGTGCCAGACGGTGCAGGATTCATGTGGTGGGCTGTCGGGACCTTGTCTGCAATATCTGTAGGTGCAGGTGCAGTATCTGTAGCAGGAGGATTGGCCATTCATAGAAAGCCAGCAAGTGCGGGCGTCTGGGGAATCGGAATTCTAGTTGCGTCTATTGTAGGTCTTGTCAGCATGAGTGGCTTCTTCATCGGTCCAATACTTGGAATCATAGCAGGAATACTGGCACTAGCCAAAAAGTGA
- a CDS encoding PepSY domain-containing protein, with amino-acid sequence MSSLKGNKKFLIPALLAAGLVASLVAATSFASAQNTTSPLGNNNTNNANNSTQKGAIPQANNNTNSTQAATMDKIVGTINIKEAEKTFLSDHLRVTLTDASRVAGSQGNGTAVTGRLGVVHDYLVYTITVANMNDGTVHKVIVDAGNGSVLYTSPAKPIDNSSLGRMMDGAFGHWTHEHHHHHHGHHDDDDD; translated from the coding sequence ATGTCAAGCCTAAAAGGAAACAAGAAATTCCTAATTCCCGCTCTTTTGGCCGCGGGCCTGGTTGCCTCATTGGTTGCGGCCACGTCATTTGCCTCCGCGCAGAACACGACCAGTCCTCTAGGAAACAATAACACCAACAATGCCAATAATAGTACGCAGAAAGGAGCAATTCCTCAAGCGAACAACAATACTAACAGTACTCAGGCGGCAACAATGGACAAGATAGTAGGCACGATAAACATCAAAGAAGCAGAGAAAACATTCCTAAGTGACCATCTCCGCGTGACTCTCACCGACGCTTCCAGGGTGGCAGGAAGTCAGGGCAACGGGACGGCAGTCACAGGCCGCCTCGGCGTAGTGCACGACTACTTGGTATACACCATCACGGTGGCAAACATGAACGACGGGACTGTTCACAAGGTAATCGTTGATGCAGGAAATGGAAGCGTGCTTTACACCTCGCCTGCAAAGCCGATAGACAATTCGAGTCTTGGAAGAATGATGGACGGAGCCTTTGGACACTGGACGCACGAACATCACCATCATCACCACGGCCATCATGACGATGATGACGATTGA
- a CDS encoding heavy metal translocating P-type ATPase gives MAKDPVCGMFVEEKPDAIRHTADGREYFFCSTQCLNEFTAPEKELRKLKIVTGVSIALTIPITILTYLMLLPKEVNSYVLLALAAPVQFWAGWRFYKGTWDAIKARASNMDTLIAVGTTAAFLYSAVVTVAPGLFPFEGVYFETAAIIITLILIGRLLETRTKEKASNAVRKLLDLQPRMARVIRDGGREEEVPVEQVQEGDLFLVRPGERIPTDGTVAEGSSSVDESAVTGESIPVDKSAGSEVIGATINKSGLLKARATKVGQDTVLSQIIALVQEARTGKAQMQKMADQVAKYFVPAVIAVAIASALAWYFVGGIGLTFSLLAFVSVIIIACPCALGIATPAALMMGAGKGAENGILFKGEEYLEMARKVRTAVFDKTGTLTKGQPEATDVIALSEKMGGQQELLRLAAIAESGSEHPLGQAIVRKAKEQGLVIASPESFEAVSGHGLKAGYAGHSIMIGNRKMMADNGIAVPDKVNATMSRLETEGKTATLVSVDGSLAGIVAMADTVKEHAQEAIDSLKQMGIRVVMLTGDNERTARAIASSLGIDRVIAQVLPQQKERVITELKSEGRGAVAMVGDGINDAPALARADLGIAIGSGTDVAKETGGIILIKNDLRDVVTAFELGRKTVSKIKQNLFWAFAYNTGLIPIAAGALVPAFGAQMYEWLPLLAGGAMAMSSVSVVGNSLLLGRYRPRFATAEGKPEKERIYGEKEPKQVYYYNNAEAT, from the coding sequence ATGGCAAAAGATCCAGTCTGCGGAATGTTTGTTGAAGAAAAGCCCGACGCCATACGCCACACGGCGGACGGCAGGGAATACTTTTTCTGCAGCACGCAGTGCCTCAATGAATTCACTGCGCCAGAAAAAGAGCTGAGAAAGCTAAAGATAGTCACAGGGGTTAGCATCGCCCTCACCATACCGATAACGATACTGACCTACCTGATGCTGCTTCCAAAGGAGGTGAACAGCTACGTCCTCCTTGCGCTGGCAGCGCCTGTGCAGTTCTGGGCCGGATGGCGGTTCTACAAGGGGACGTGGGACGCTATCAAGGCAAGGGCGTCAAACATGGATACGCTGATCGCTGTGGGAACCACGGCCGCCTTTCTGTACAGCGCCGTCGTGACTGTAGCGCCTGGCCTGTTCCCGTTTGAAGGCGTGTACTTTGAGACGGCCGCCATAATCATCACCCTGATACTCATAGGCAGGCTGCTTGAAACAAGGACAAAAGAAAAGGCGTCAAACGCGGTGAGGAAACTTCTCGACCTCCAGCCGAGGATGGCACGAGTGATCAGAGACGGCGGAAGGGAGGAAGAAGTGCCGGTAGAGCAGGTGCAGGAAGGCGACTTGTTCCTTGTCAGGCCGGGCGAGAGGATACCCACCGACGGGACGGTGGCAGAAGGCTCTTCCTCTGTTGACGAGTCGGCCGTCACGGGCGAGTCGATACCGGTCGACAAGTCCGCCGGCTCTGAAGTCATCGGCGCCACGATAAACAAAAGCGGCCTGCTCAAGGCAAGGGCAACCAAAGTCGGCCAGGACACGGTCCTGTCGCAGATAATAGCGCTTGTCCAGGAAGCAAGGACGGGCAAGGCGCAGATGCAAAAGATGGCAGACCAAGTTGCAAAATACTTTGTCCCGGCCGTCATCGCGGTGGCAATCGCGTCAGCGCTGGCATGGTATTTCGTAGGAGGCATCGGGCTCACGTTCTCGCTGCTTGCATTTGTGTCGGTCATAATCATAGCCTGCCCGTGCGCTCTTGGAATTGCAACACCGGCCGCGTTGATGATGGGAGCAGGCAAGGGGGCAGAAAACGGCATACTGTTCAAGGGAGAAGAGTACCTGGAGATGGCAAGAAAAGTCAGGACGGCGGTGTTTGACAAGACGGGCACCCTGACAAAGGGCCAGCCCGAAGCCACCGATGTCATAGCGTTGTCGGAAAAGATGGGCGGGCAGCAGGAATTGCTCAGGCTTGCCGCAATAGCAGAGTCAGGTTCCGAGCACCCGTTAGGGCAGGCGATAGTGAGAAAGGCAAAGGAACAAGGGCTTGTTATTGCAAGCCCGGAATCGTTTGAAGCGGTGTCGGGCCACGGGTTGAAAGCCGGATATGCAGGCCACTCTATAATGATTGGAAACAGAAAGATGATGGCCGACAACGGAATAGCTGTCCCGGACAAAGTCAATGCCACGATGAGCAGGCTTGAGACAGAAGGCAAGACAGCAACGCTTGTCTCAGTTGACGGCAGTCTTGCAGGCATTGTGGCAATGGCCGACACCGTAAAGGAGCACGCGCAAGAAGCAATCGACTCGCTGAAGCAGATGGGCATAAGAGTCGTCATGCTAACGGGCGACAATGAAAGGACGGCAAGGGCAATAGCATCCAGCCTGGGCATTGACAGGGTAATCGCGCAGGTGCTACCCCAGCAGAAGGAGCGAGTGATTACAGAGCTCAAGTCGGAAGGCAGAGGCGCGGTGGCAATGGTAGGCGACGGCATCAACGACGCACCGGCGCTTGCCCGTGCCGACCTTGGCATCGCAATAGGCTCCGGGACTGACGTTGCAAAAGAAACGGGTGGAATCATACTGATAAAAAATGACCTGCGCGACGTCGTGACTGCATTTGAACTTGGAAGGAAGACGGTGTCAAAGATAAAGCAGAACCTGTTCTGGGCCTTTGCGTACAACACGGGTCTGATACCCATCGCGGCAGGGGCGCTCGTGCCAGCATTTGGGGCGCAGATGTACGAATGGCTCCCGCTGCTTGCGGGAGGGGCGATGGCCATGAGCTCGGTTTCCGTCGTGGGCAATTCGCTGCTACTTGGCAGGTACAGGCCGAGGTTTGCGACAGCAGAAGGCAAGCCAGAGAAGGAGCGGATATACGGCGAGAAGGAGCCAAAGCAGGTCTACTACTACAACAACGCAGAGGCTACATAG
- a CDS encoding heavy-metal-associated domain-containing protein, which translates to MAVQKALFKVVGMYCTTCKPIVEKQLKGEQAIKKIDLDFMTDSVIVEYDPALITKEEIKQRLERSGYQFVRRTEAM; encoded by the coding sequence ATGGCAGTTCAAAAGGCGCTCTTCAAAGTAGTAGGCATGTACTGCACTACGTGCAAGCCCATTGTAGAAAAGCAGTTGAAGGGTGAGCAGGCGATAAAAAAGATAGACCTAGATTTTATGACTGATTCTGTCATAGTAGAATACGATCCTGCATTAATCACAAAAGAGGAAATAAAACAGAGGCTGGAGCGCTCTGGCTACCAGTTCGTCAGAAGGACAGAAGCTATGTAG
- a CDS encoding YHS domain-containing protein translates to MFKDPVCKMMVDERTAKHVSEAGGRKVYLCSAACKSQFDANPSKFGY, encoded by the coding sequence ATGTTCAAAGACCCTGTTTGCAAAATGATGGTTGACGAGAGGACTGCAAAGCACGTATCAGAGGCGGGAGGCAGAAAAGTCTACCTGTGCTCTGCAGCATGCAAGTCACAGTTTGACGCCAACCCATCAAAGTTCGGATATTAA
- a CDS encoding DEAD/DEAH box helicase yields the protein MKRKEMTVPRESAITFNELGLDGKVQRALAENGFEKPFPIQEMAIPLILQGKDVIGQAHTGTGKTAAFGLPLLSKMRNDTRQVQALILVPTRELAVQVTSELIKFSKYAQIWTVSIYGGQSFGVQTGLLKRGAHVVVATPGRLIDHIKRGTIKLDGVKFVVLDEADRMLDMGFIEDIEFILSRLGKSGSSKDRQTLLFSATMSPEILRLAKGHMREGQIREIRLNTKEVGLDNIEQSYLLVGEQQKFNHLTNLIRPHKEQVIVFAATKRRADKLAANLKAGGFRASAIHGDLSQKERDHVMNRFRKGADSVLVATDIAARGIDVPAVGHVINYDVPNEPETYFHRIGRTARAGAEGTAVSLVSPDRFGEFERILRQTKLPISRLNEAMGIEVPAMQQRHPNQHGRQQHPQQHRRSNRNRSGFGGGRRRNWRK from the coding sequence GTGAAAAGAAAAGAAATGACAGTGCCAAGAGAATCCGCAATCACGTTTAATGAACTGGGGCTTGACGGGAAGGTCCAAAGAGCGCTTGCAGAAAACGGGTTTGAGAAACCCTTTCCGATACAAGAGATGGCAATACCCCTCATCCTGCAGGGCAAAGACGTCATAGGGCAGGCGCACACGGGCACCGGCAAGACGGCAGCGTTTGGGTTGCCGCTTTTGTCAAAAATGAGAAACGACACCAGGCAGGTGCAGGCGCTGATACTCGTGCCGACGAGGGAGCTCGCGGTGCAGGTTACAAGCGAATTGATAAAATTTTCAAAATACGCGCAGATATGGACGGTTTCAATCTATGGCGGGCAGAGCTTTGGAGTCCAGACCGGCCTGCTAAAGAGGGGCGCCCACGTTGTAGTCGCCACGCCGGGAAGGCTCATCGACCACATAAAGCGGGGCACGATAAAGCTGGACGGAGTCAAGTTTGTCGTGCTTGACGAGGCTGACAGGATGCTTGACATGGGATTCATCGAGGACATCGAGTTCATCCTGTCAAGGCTGGGCAAGAGCGGGAGCAGCAAGGACCGGCAGACGCTATTGTTTTCCGCGACAATGTCGCCGGAGATCCTCAGGCTTGCCAAGGGCCACATGCGGGAAGGGCAGATACGCGAGATAAGGCTGAACACAAAGGAAGTCGGCCTTGACAACATCGAGCAGTCGTACCTGCTGGTAGGCGAGCAGCAGAAATTCAACCACCTGACAAACCTCATCCGCCCGCACAAGGAGCAGGTGATAGTATTTGCCGCGACAAAGCGCAGGGCGGACAAGCTGGCGGCAAACCTGAAAGCAGGAGGCTTTAGGGCGTCTGCCATACACGGCGACCTGTCGCAAAAAGAGCGGGACCACGTCATGAACAGGTTCCGAAAGGGCGCAGACAGCGTGCTTGTCGCAACGGACATTGCCGCAAGGGGAATCGACGTGCCGGCGGTAGGTCACGTGATAAACTACGACGTCCCAAACGAGCCGGAAACCTACTTTCACAGGATAGGCAGGACCGCAAGGGCAGGCGCGGAGGGCACCGCCGTCTCGCTCGTGTCCCCTGACCGGTTCGGCGAGTTTGAAAGGATACTGAGGCAGACCAAGCTTCCAATAAGCAGGCTGAACGAGGCGATGGGGATTGAAGTTCCTGCGATGCAGCAACGACACCCCAATCAACATGGCCGGCAGCAGCATCCGCAGCAGCACAGGCGCAGCAACCGAAACCGCAGCGGTTTTGGCGGGGGCAGAAGAAGAAACTGGAGAAAATAG
- a CDS encoding 4Fe-4S dicluster domain-containing protein, producing the protein MPIDPDFQAHRHPEESYGNLKVWRDNKGTLGIYGTSVTVDFDLCVGDGACIDVCPADVFEWHGEGAERKAMPERERDCTYCFGCEAVCPKFAIRVTIPLQVKR; encoded by the coding sequence TTGCCAATCGATCCAGACTTTCAGGCGCACAGGCATCCAGAAGAATCGTACGGCAACCTGAAGGTATGGCGAGACAACAAGGGCACGCTTGGCATCTATGGCACCAGTGTCACAGTTGATTTCGACCTCTGCGTCGGCGACGGCGCGTGCATCGACGTATGCCCTGCAGACGTGTTTGAGTGGCACGGCGAGGGCGCAGAGAGAAAGGCCATGCCAGAGCGCGAGCGCGACTGCACATACTGTTTTGGCTGCGAGGCAGTCTGCCCCAAGTTTGCAATCAGAGTCACCATTCCATTGCAGGTGAAAAGATAG